Within the Sarcophilus harrisii chromosome 2, mSarHar1.11, whole genome shotgun sequence genome, the region GATGATGGAAATAGCATTAAGCCAGTCAGGCATATGTGTTGAATTACTGTCCAAGGATTCTCTTGTGAACAcagataaaaatttgaaaaacagttCATTGAATTATTAAAGCAGATTGGTTACAAACATTGAAGTGATCAAAGTTAGCCCATACTGACCCACATTAGAGATCACATCTATTACAACAATTACATTAAACAAAGTGCTATAACCAATGAGCATAATCATTACttacatatctacatatctatcaaTGTGGGTTTCCTTCTACCAACTTATATTGCAACCTTTACCTGCCATAAGAGACTATGCTATATATGCTATGGCCAAAATAATTCACTAATTGATGATCTACTTTTTTATAATGTATTTCTCCCACTTTGGTTTGGCTAGTGCTTGAGTCACATTCAATGCATCATTAGTAATTAAAAGTTTTACTTTGATGCCTTAACATAGTGTAGAGGCAAGCTTGGGTTCTTGAGATTATGCTAGCAGAAAACAAGCTCTCTCCAATAAATTGGAAAGTTTTTGAGCATGAAGCCTGGCAATTTAGTCAGACAGATATAAAACTAATCTGAATACTCAAGAATAATTAAATTAGCAGTGGAAaataatttacacacacacacatctattaagaatatattttcagaagtcaaaaatgggaggaaataatGTACAATAACATCAAAATTAAACACTTTAAACCCATGCTATATTTCTTAAACAGAAAGATTTCTAAAAGAGAAACTATGTACATGAAAACTGGTACCTTGCATACTAAGTCGAATTGCTCTACGCAGATCTGCTTCTTCATCTTCCATATCAATTTCCTGTCGACTCAGTGCTAGAGCTCTTTGTagattttcttcatcttcatctaaCATTCCAGTTCCATCATATGAATGACTTACTTCTAAAGATTGCTCTAGGTCTGTTTTCTGTGCTCTGGAAAACAGAAAAACTCAATCACCTAATTCTGAATTATGAAAAATTACTCCTCTATTTAGGTTCTGCTATGAAGAAATGTTATAAAagacttttatttaaataaaaaactttagaaatttCTACCTAGAAAGTTCTAACTGTGCAATgagaaacataaatataaatatatttatagagaaatataaacagcttaaaaaatttttgaaaagcgGCAATATCCTTAATGAACACTGAtggaaaaaagtattaaaatgttgtaaaaaggttacaacaaaatataaaaattatatacataatcGGCTTGGACtgataaaaggaatgaaaaattaacttaatattaaaaaaaactataaacaaaatgttatagataaacaacaaaaataataaaaaacaattatattgagatgctgaaaaaattttttgagaCAAAATCTAACACtcaaatttctattaaaaattaaatggatttttcccTTTATATAGGTAGTATTTATGCAAAACTAAAgcaacattatatgtaatggagaaatatTACCATCTTTTCCAATCAAAAAGTAAGAATGTCTATGgtttaccactattattcaataaaattctaaaaatgctaGATACAGCAATatataagaaaaggagaaagaaaactattatttttaccTGATGTATGACCTAGAGAACCCAAAAGAGTAAAAAATTGAAACGAATTTCAGccaagttgtaggatataaagtACACACATATCAGCATTTTTGCATATTGCTAACAAAACTTGgaacaaagaaatagagaaattccattcaaaatgacTAGAGAATATTTGGAATTCTATCTACCAAAATACATACAGGAaccatataaatataactataaaatattttttatacaaataagatcAGACTAAATAATTATCTCCAATATGTAAGAGAAATATTGATGACTCACAgttgttaatataataaaaacaatcatgatgtcattttacttatttaatgcagagcaaatcaaattatcaaaagattACCTTAAGAGAgaaattcatctggagaaacacaaaaagtcaaaaatctcaaaagaattaatacaAAATCAAAGTGATAATGGTGGTCTACCAGTATCAGAACTtaaactatactacaaagcagaaaacaaaatatttggcaaCCCtagaaaccattttatttttaacaactgCATTTTACCAAaatatgtcattattattatagaagtaatacatttctttaaattactggacataatttttacaaaaataatgcaCTAGTATAATGCTACAAAAGCCTTATCTAGGGATAAGTTATAATTTTAACAGATCATAAATATCTAGACACTACAAGCCaatctatttaaaatcaaatatactTAATATGAGAAAATTCTTATTTAAGTAACATACTTCTTtacctttgatcttttaattgaGCTAATTCTTCTCCAATGAGTCTTGGTCTATGCATTTGTTTTACCCGAATCATCTGCAGGAGCTGGTCAGCTTCACAGTCTGGTAGGTCACCCTTAACAACAAAAATGGAATaacctaagggaaaaaaatgtaagaattaaTGTAGATGGCTAAATATCAAACGTATCTTAGGATAAGAATTATAACTTGGATAAGaagtttatttaacaaatataagaatataaaatatcatttttattacctTTTTCATAAAGAGTAACATGAATAACAGAGAAAGCTAAAGCAACTTTATTTTATCTGCAGTTCCTCTATCTTGCCCTATCTGTATTGAATCCCCAACCTGTCTGTGATCTTCCTTACTGCTGAAACATCAAGAACAGTTCTATTTATTAGGGCAAGGTTAGGAGACATAGTTAATATGAAGAAAAGCCTTTCCTGTTACTAGACCTCAGCAACAGATCCTACCCAACAAAGGATACTATCTCCCCTATTCCTTCTCTAGGAACTCCTCCCCCTCCAGCAACACCATTATCTAATCATGATATACCCCATACTGGATTCAACTTCTGCctaaattgaaaccattttaacttcgttcttttatttcttcagggAATTTCTGCGTGGATGAGGTTCTTTTGCTGGCAAATTCAGTAAACTCTTGTTGGTTCCTAAATTTGTGGTGCTGAGTTTAGGTGATGGTTTTCAGGTTTTGATTCTGGTATTATTTGCTGTGGCAATAGTTTTACCAACAAACCCCAAACAAATGAAAGTAAATCCATAAAATTTGGTAATTAGCACACTGGAaaactcttacttttttttcttaccttcctGTTGCAACTGAGCCAAGAAAAGTGCAAGATAAGTATCTGATATTAATTCTGGACCCGTCAAGAGAGAGTTCAGGTTAaaccactggagaaaaaaaaattgtgagaaaAATTAACATGAAATACAGGTTTAAACAATATTGTATTTGTAAAGAATACATTTGATCTAGAAATTAGGAATTTCTAAATGCCTAAAATCATTTCAAATAGAGACTTCAAAAAATCtgagctttaaggtttacaaaatacgtTACAAAAAGTCTtgtcttttcctcattttcagatgaagaaacagaccaaCAAAAATCAatctacttcccagggtcacaaagttagagGATACAAACTTATGTCTTCCTGTTTGGATAGTGTTCCATTTACTACACTTGCCCAAAGGACAGCATAAGATTTTGTTAAATACCTAAGTTAAATCCAGACATACTATATCTAAAGTATTTT harbors:
- the ATXN3 gene encoding ataxin-3 isoform X3 codes for the protein MTVVSSLFKNERSFICNYKEHWFTVRKLGKQWFNLNSLLTGPELISDTYLALFLAQLQQEGYSIFVVKGDLPDCEADQLLQMIRVKQMHRPRLIGEELAQLKDQRAQKTDLEQSLEVSHSYDGTGMLDEDEENLQRALALSRQEIDMEDEEADLRRAIRLSMQGGSRNNISEDIPQTSGTNSPTSLTSEELRKRREAYFEKQQQTEQISHLHEKPTTSADVLEIDPGNDMTEEDMLQAAMNMSLETVSNNLKTEGKK